One Candidatus Alcyoniella australis genomic window, TTCTCGATGCGCTCGTCACGCCGACGCTCGACGAACTCCCCGACGATCTCGTGCAACATCTCGGAGTATCCGGGCGGCGGCGTGATGAATTCCAGGCCCATCGAGTGGGTCATGCGCGCCTGCTGACGGTGCTCGTCGCCCAGGGTGGTCCAGCGCACCACCGTCTGCCCCTCGATCCTGCGTTGGCCGCCGAGCAGAATCGCCAGCTTGATCCTGGAGGTCAGCTTGTAGGCCTCCATCCCGGCGATCTCCACACCGCTGAGCGAGAGGTTGACCGTAATGCCGCGCACCAGGGCCTGCTCCACGCCGTAGAGCACGGGCAGCCGCTTGGGCAGCCGATGGTGGGAGCGTTTTTCAGACTGGATTGTACTGCTCATAACTGAAGATTATCAGCGTAGAAAAAGATGGTCAATTTTTTTCAGCAGTTAGCGAACTAAACGAATCTGACGTAATGATCATACTTTGCTTGGGAACCAATAGCTGTTATTCTGTTGTTCTCCCCCATAATCCAGGAGCAATCATGACTAAGGCCAAAGACGGCGATACCGTAAAGGTTCACTATACAGGCACATTCGACGATGGCTCGGAGTTTGATACATCCAAGGGCAGCGATCCGATGGAGTTTTGCATCGGTGCCGGCGAGATCATCGACGGGTTTGAACAAGCGTTGATCGGAATGAGCATCGGCGACAAAAAAACCGAGAATATTCCAGCTGATAACGCCTATGGCCAGCGCAAGGATGAGATGGTTTTCGTGGTCGAGAAGGAGCAGTTTCCGCCGGAGATTGCGCCGCAGGTCGGCCAGCGGCTGCAGGTGCCGATGCAAAACGGCCAGATGCTGCCCGTAACCATCACCGAAATCAGCGAGACCGAGGTCACCCTGGACGCCAACCACCCGTTGGCCGGACGCGACCTGACCTTCAAAATCGAGCTGGTGGAGATCGTCTAGGCGCTACCCCAAGACATACGAACGACCCGCATATAACTCACGCCGCCCCCTCTACTCGGGGCGGCTCGTTGATATATGACCATAGTACTATGCGAGCTTTGGGCAGTAGATTATGCCGCCGACGCGGGGCGGCCCGATGCAATACGACCATAGAAGTATGCGAGCTTTACGGGCCGTAGATTATGCCCTCTACGCGGGGCGGCTCGTTGTAATACGACCATAGTAATATGCGAGCTTT contains:
- a CDS encoding peptidylprolyl isomerase, which encodes MTKAKDGDTVKVHYTGTFDDGSEFDTSKGSDPMEFCIGAGEIIDGFEQALIGMSIGDKKTENIPADNAYGQRKDEMVFVVEKEQFPPEIAPQVGQRLQVPMQNGQMLPVTITEISETEVTLDANHPLAGRDLTFKIELVEIV
- a CDS encoding PilZ domain-containing protein, translating into MSSTIQSEKRSHHRLPKRLPVLYGVEQALVRGITVNLSLSGVEIAGMEAYKLTSRIKLAILLGGQRRIEGQTVVRWTTLGDEHRQQARMTHSMGLEFITPPPGYSEMLHEIVGEFVERRRDERIEKVLKVTLVRPEEKIQGYTRNISRGGMFIVTRDVPRIGSEHELQLLLWDTRQILRVKARVIGIITELMAAESGMDPGFGVEFARFYDDGKKLLEQYLEQLGVKQ